CCTCAACAGGCTCCCAGTAATCCTCCGTGATTGACCCGTCTTCAGTGACCTTGTAGCCGACGCCCATGCGGTATCGCTGCCGGTGCACTGCCCTTGCCATGGCTACCGTTTGCTGGAAGAATGGCTCCCACGACAGTGTGCCATCCATGATCACATCCCTCCCTTCGTTCAGGGCGGTCACCAGGAGCGATGAGGCCGCGTCCATCGATGACTGGTGCACCTGTATCGACGTTGTGAATCACGATATAAGATGTGCATAATGATTCATCAGCTACTTCTGTTTAGATAAATTGCTTGTTTCAGTCTGGACCAGTAGAATTTGATTAAACAGAGCTGCTGATATGGATTTTCATTATTTGAAGTCTGGACCAGTAGAATATGCAATCTTGTTTGTTTTTATCAGTCAATTAATCGGTATGTACTGTCCTACTCACATAGGAATATGCACATATATAGCAATCATAGTGAGACATACCAGCTCTGCCGTCTGCAACATGTCGTTGTGATGGCCTCTTGAGCTGATGGCTCGATATATAACATCTGTTTCCTTGAATGCATCTGCCTCCACCACCACTGCATTTGCTGCTGCCCCAGACCAAAATGATCTACAAATAATAGGGTGATCAGCTTATAGACACAAAGTCTTCTATTTAGCTGCTCTACTTGCTTTGAGGAAAGTCTCAGTACTGTTTCTGTCTTCTCAAATCAGTTTGAACAGCTCGGCATTTCCCCATTTACTCTGCTTTTTTTTGTGCAAAGTGTGCAGATTGCCAGAAGAAATTTACAGTGAGCAACAAGTACAGAATTGATAAACTTACTCCTTTAGTATATCTTTAAGTACAGTGCTCTTGCCAGCTCCCATTCCACCACCCATCAGGAGTAGGACTGGGCTGCGATCACAATGTGCTACTGGGACCATCACATCGCTGCACTGTGCCGGGCCTTGGGGAGAAAGTCCTATGGCCTTGAGCTCTTCCACCAGTGTGGAGAATAGCCTAGTTACCTTCAAGTTTCTTGTGACCCTTTCGAATCTCTGACTCCTGTGTTTAGAGGAGAATCAGATACTAGACTTCAGTTTTGGTGTCAGAGAAACAGAGATCATTACCTGTAGTTATTTCTCATACTTATGACTGAACCAGATTAGAGTTTACGTATTCTTTTTTGAGAAGAAAATAATATCTCAGATCCAAGTTGTAAACATATGCTTAATCTGAACTCCTCTACTTAGGAAGTTTAGGGAGATAGATGATGCATAAAGGGAAGGGACTTGTAAAGCATGCAGTTCATGTAGCTTTATTTTTGTATATTTTTCACATTTTTAATGGATTAATTCGACTATAGTTCTCCTACGCAGAACATACTTCACTTTATAAATGGCCAGATACACACCGGAATTATTGTACCCCACTGGCAGTGAATTAATTgctttcaagattaataataagaaACGCAGACCCAAACTGGACCAGGCAAGTTAGCAATGCACTCATTCAAAGAGGCATTTCCAGGAAAGTGTCATGGCAAACCAACATGTGGTTGTGGGAGTAATTTAAAACCTTAGCACATGGGTGCCATCTCAATCTCATCACTCCTGACCTCAAAAGATGCAGTTTCTGCTACACTGCCCACGCTGAGCTCTGAAGTTGATCTAGTGCCAGGTTGACTAATCTATCACTCCGTCAGATGAAAGTAGAAGTCAACTGTGTGAATAATTCAAGGACGAAATCCAGCACGCCGATAAAGAAGAAGTTATCAAACCACACACTAGAGCGACATACCAAGCTACATACACTAAGATGATGTAAGCTAAAAATAATGGGCAAAACAAAACAAAGCAAAGAATAGACAACCACAATGCATTGACAGGCCGTTCTACTATGACGCATGCAGCTTAAAGAATGGATAATTTAATCACCTAGTGGCCTCCAATACCATGTTCCGGAGCTTCCTTTTGGGCGCGCCTTCCACCGTCAGAACCTGTGGAGATCACACTGTATCAAATCAATATACAAAATATCAGTGGGAGAGCATCGTCGTGAGGAAGACAGAATATTCAAAAGCCGTCGTTCGTGGTCGCTCCTTAATTTGTACCTGGGTGATCATGTAGGTGGAGCATTTCCAGTGGAAGGAGAAGTAGCCGAGAATGCACTTGTCGAGCTCCTCGATGAAGCGGACGATGAGGGGCCCGGGGTCGGGGGTGTTGTGGAAGAAGGCGAATATGTTGTCCTCGTAGCCCTTGTTCTTGCGCAGGTAGTCGTAGGCCAGCGTGCACAGGTGGGGGCACTCGCTGGCGTGGTCGAACCCGATTTGCCTGGCTGGAGA
The sequence above is a segment of the Triticum dicoccoides isolate Atlit2015 ecotype Zavitan chromosome 1A, WEW_v2.0, whole genome shotgun sequence genome. Coding sequences within it:
- the LOC119286088 gene encoding uncharacterized protein LOC119286088, which gives rise to MRDDGPAAALVPRLAVSSASRVQELERFSHYVARQIGFDHASECPHLCTLAYDYLRKNKGYEDNIFAFFHNTPDPGPLIVRFIEELDKCILGYFSFHWKCSTYMITQVLTVEGAPKRKLRNMVLEATRSQRFERVTRNLKVTRLFSTLVEELKAIGLSPQGPAQCSDVMVPVAHCDRSPVLLLMGGGMGAGKSTVLKDILKESFWSGAAANAVVVEADAFKETDVIYRAISSRGHHNDMLQTAELVHQSSMDAASSLLVTALNEGRDVIMDGTLSWEPFFQQTVAMARAVHRQRYRMGVGYKVTEDGSITEDYWEPVEARSADEESEMRPRKPYRIELVGVVCDAYLAVVRGIRRAVITGRAVRVKSQLQSHKRFATAFRGYCGVVDNARLYSTNSMGAPKLIGWKDGESNLLVDPEEIGCLERVSGLNDEANCVDELYPDGQPSPSAWQDLVASPSRASVQRELRAAVQASEARFRAASLADGALRGGDAPVQTF